From Sporohalobacter salinus, one genomic window encodes:
- a CDS encoding cell wall hydrolase, whose translation MHLRQQIFIVCILILTLVMMAGIGLAVPKFKLYYKVQEGDALVKIAKKFGTSVDRLKKVNNLENESIKAGQELKIPQTYQLKTGKKVDYQINRALLDKVYKKGEIIDNNLQQGSIIDGEIAVKMKNASADKIDVSNLRTLKYYLKPGDTLYELAHEFNTSVRVLRKLNNLKDTDTIRRGDKIALPINNLTPKQIISKTISRKELNLLARLVSSEARGEPFIGQVAVGAVVLNRVVSNHFPDSIRRVIYQPDQFAVVSDGQINKQPTRQAYRAAKKAVNGQDPSRGALYFYNPKTAKTMWWLSTRSTIVKIGDHVFAR comes from the coding sequence ATGCATTTGAGGCAGCAGATCTTTATTGTATGTATTCTAATACTTACATTAGTGATGATGGCGGGAATAGGTTTAGCAGTTCCTAAATTCAAGTTGTATTATAAAGTACAAGAAGGCGATGCTTTAGTTAAGATTGCTAAAAAATTTGGAACTTCAGTTGATAGATTAAAAAAAGTGAATAATTTAGAAAATGAAAGTATTAAAGCCGGACAAGAATTAAAAATACCTCAAACTTATCAGCTGAAAACTGGTAAAAAAGTAGATTATCAAATTAATAGAGCATTACTTGATAAAGTATATAAAAAAGGTGAAATTATTGATAATAATTTGCAGCAAGGAAGTATTATTGATGGAGAGATTGCCGTTAAGATGAAGAATGCTTCTGCTGATAAAATCGATGTTTCGAATCTCAGAACTTTAAAGTATTATTTAAAACCGGGAGATACATTATATGAATTAGCTCATGAATTTAATACTTCTGTAAGAGTTTTAAGAAAGTTAAATAATCTCAAAGATACTGATACGATTAGACGCGGAGATAAGATTGCTTTACCTATTAATAATTTAACACCAAAACAGATTATTTCAAAGACTATTTCGCGAAAAGAATTAAACTTATTAGCTAGATTGGTCAGTTCTGAAGCTAGAGGAGAGCCGTTTATTGGACAAGTTGCTGTTGGAGCTGTTGTTCTAAATCGTGTTGTTAGTAACCATTTTCCCGATAGTATTAGACGGGTTATCTATCAACCTGATCAGTTTGCTGTAGTTAGTGATGGACAGATTAATAAGCAGCCTACTCGTCAGGCTTATCGTGCTGCTAAAAAAGCTGTGAATGGACAAGATCCTTCACGTGGAGCATTATACTTTTATAATCCTAAAACAGCTAAGACTATGTGGTGGTTGTCAACTAGAAGTACAATAGTTAAGATTGGAGATCATGTATTTGCAAGATAA
- a CDS encoding helicase C-terminal domain-containing protein, whose amino-acid sequence MKIDDYFTAEARTKLKEAIVEADQQEVYCIGRLSSEEIITEIEVVARGNKKAVPVPAAKLKPGEVVIHNHPSGNLNPSQPDLNLAAKFGAQQIGFIIINNQADDLYVVVEPDLEAEIEELAAEEISDLFIEGNALDKTLPQYEYRRQQQIMAEVVTKAFNRRTHLLVEAGTGTGKSLAYLIPSIYWAVENGQRVVVSTNTINLQEQLIKKDIPLLQKVLDLDFKAVLVKGRRNYVCLRKLYNLQEIADQVLENEERKSYLQLLDWVNDAQTGCRSELVFQPQSSLWNRVASESDTCLRTNCPHYSQCFFARARAKSINADILVVNHHLLFADIAVRKEEGMDLEVAVLPRYNHIICDEAHNIEEVATSYLGQKISQQQLVRYLNNLHSRQSKKGIQGFLMEVRFKINQARDQIDKDTRLDLQRLIDNVLQPLVLKVTDRTNSFFDVLEKFKKKVQAEEIKENKLRLTEEIREKEDWETVREEADNLLLSLNQLNKKLDELRLEIDLLSDVDIDDYEGLLVDITARVDRAKAVARVIDTVINETDDDTVDWIEVFKNSKEETNCKLNSAPIKIAEEFKDNLLLEMDSIIFTSATLTVNKSFDYIRDRLGLEEDLVAELRTGDPFDYSQQALLGIPTDLPEPYDDNFLSQALNILKELLIVNQGCSLVLFTSYGMLNQFYYKLKDQLNETKLSLYRQGEKSRHLLVKDFKQDLSPVIFGTASFWEGIDIPGDQLSSVIIVKLPFQVPTDPVIEAKVEEIEAQGKNAFYNYMLPRAVIKFKQGFGRLIRSQSDTGSVILLDKRILTKSYGKAFINSVPQGCKIMAEDHKKIAKKIKKVKD is encoded by the coding sequence ATGAAGATTGATGATTACTTTACTGCTGAAGCAAGAACTAAATTAAAGGAAGCAATTGTTGAAGCTGATCAACAGGAGGTTTATTGTATAGGGCGTTTAAGTAGTGAAGAAATAATTACTGAAATTGAAGTAGTAGCTAGAGGAAATAAGAAAGCAGTACCAGTGCCGGCAGCTAAATTAAAACCTGGAGAGGTAGTAATTCATAATCACCCCAGTGGAAATTTAAATCCTTCTCAGCCTGATTTGAATTTAGCAGCTAAGTTTGGAGCTCAACAAATAGGGTTTATTATTATTAATAATCAGGCAGATGATCTTTATGTAGTTGTTGAACCGGACTTAGAAGCGGAAATAGAAGAGCTAGCAGCAGAAGAAATTAGTGATCTCTTTATTGAAGGTAATGCTTTAGATAAAACATTACCTCAATATGAATATCGCCGTCAGCAGCAGATTATGGCTGAAGTGGTTACTAAGGCTTTTAACCGTAGAACTCATTTATTGGTCGAAGCAGGTACGGGAACCGGAAAATCTCTTGCTTATTTAATTCCAAGTATTTATTGGGCTGTTGAGAATGGACAGCGAGTAGTTGTTTCGACTAATACAATTAATCTTCAGGAGCAATTGATTAAGAAGGATATTCCTCTATTACAGAAAGTGCTGGATCTAGATTTTAAAGCAGTATTAGTTAAAGGGAGACGAAATTACGTTTGTTTACGGAAACTTTATAATTTACAGGAGATAGCTGATCAAGTTTTAGAGAATGAAGAAAGAAAATCATATCTTCAATTATTAGACTGGGTGAATGATGCCCAGACTGGCTGTCGATCTGAGTTAGTTTTTCAGCCTCAATCCTCACTCTGGAATCGTGTAGCATCAGAAAGTGATACTTGTCTGCGGACAAACTGTCCTCATTATAGTCAATGTTTTTTTGCTAGGGCACGGGCTAAAAGTATTAATGCTGATATTTTAGTAGTTAACCATCATTTGCTTTTTGCTGATATTGCTGTTCGGAAAGAAGAAGGCATGGATTTAGAAGTAGCTGTCTTGCCCCGTTATAACCATATTATCTGTGATGAAGCCCATAATATAGAAGAAGTAGCTACTAGCTATTTAGGACAAAAGATTAGTCAACAGCAATTAGTTAGGTATCTTAATAATCTTCATTCTAGGCAGTCAAAAAAAGGGATTCAGGGCTTTTTGATGGAAGTTAGATTTAAGATTAATCAGGCTCGTGATCAAATCGATAAAGATACTAGATTGGACTTACAGCGTTTAATTGATAATGTTTTGCAGCCATTAGTGTTGAAGGTGACTGATAGGACGAATAGTTTTTTTGATGTTTTGGAGAAGTTTAAGAAAAAAGTTCAGGCTGAAGAGATAAAAGAAAATAAATTGCGTTTGACTGAAGAAATAAGAGAAAAAGAAGATTGGGAGACTGTAAGAGAGGAAGCTGATAATCTTTTATTATCACTTAATCAGTTAAATAAAAAATTAGATGAATTGAGATTGGAAATTGATTTATTATCTGATGTTGATATAGATGATTATGAAGGACTGTTAGTAGATATAACTGCTAGAGTAGATCGAGCTAAAGCAGTAGCTAGAGTAATTGATACTGTTATTAATGAAACGGATGATGATACTGTAGATTGGATTGAGGTATTTAAAAATAGCAAAGAGGAAACTAATTGTAAGCTTAATTCTGCTCCGATTAAAATTGCCGAGGAATTTAAAGATAATTTATTATTAGAGATGGATTCGATTATCTTTACTTCAGCTACTTTAACAGTTAATAAATCTTTTGATTATATTAGAGATAGATTGGGATTGGAAGAGGATCTAGTTGCAGAATTGAGAACGGGTGATCCTTTTGATTATAGTCAACAAGCGTTGTTGGGGATTCCAACTGATCTACCTGAACCGTATGATGATAACTTTCTTAGTCAAGCTTTAAATATTTTAAAAGAATTATTAATTGTTAATCAAGGATGTAGTTTAGTTTTGTTTACTTCCTATGGGATGTTAAATCAGTTTTATTATAAATTGAAGGATCAATTAAATGAGACTAAGCTTAGTTTATATCGACAGGGAGAGAAATCTCGTCATCTTTTAGTTAAGGACTTTAAACAGGATTTATCTCCAGTTATTTTTGGAACAGCCAGTTTTTGGGAAGGAATTGATATTCCAGGTGATCAATTAAGTTCTGTAATTATTGTAAAATTACCTTTTCAGGTGCCGACTGATCCTGTAATTGAGGCTAAAGTAGAAGAAATAGAAGCACAGGGGAAGAATGCTTTTTACAATTATATGCTACCAAGAGCAGTGATAAAGTTTAAACAGGGGTTTGGCCGGTTAATTAGATCTCAATCTGATACTGGTTCAGTAATTCTTTTAGATAAGAGGATACTTACTAAAAGTTATGGTAAAGCATTTATTAATTCTGTTCCGCAAGGATGTAAAATAATGGCTGAGGATCATAAAAAAATAGCTAAAAAAATTAAAAAAGTTAAAGATTAA
- a CDS encoding deoxyribonuclease IV, producing MELGAHLSISGGVDKALDRAEELEINTLQIFVKNPRGWTGKELTTKIANLFKEKSKAMNLASSVVHANYLSNLATPKNELYKKSKESLKEDIRRADCLGVNYVVFHPGNHTGSGIEAGIERVNKALKEIIKDLNPKAKLLLENVSGAGTEVGFNFEDLLAMTAGIPLDRVGVCLDTCHAFAAGYDLRSKDGFDRLLTEIDDTFGLDHLKVIHVNDSKRELGTNKDRHYHIGQGKIGSEGFARLVNHPQLKEKVFIIETPIDENGDDKLNLKTLRDLAE from the coding sequence ATGGAGTTGGGAGCACATCTTTCGATTTCCGGTGGAGTTGATAAAGCATTAGATAGAGCTGAAGAGTTGGAAATAAATACTCTCCAAATATTTGTTAAGAATCCTCGAGGCTGGACAGGTAAAGAATTAACTACAAAAATAGCTAATTTATTTAAAGAGAAGAGTAAAGCTATGAACTTAGCTTCATCTGTAGTACATGCTAATTATCTTAGCAATTTGGCTACTCCTAAGAATGAGTTATATAAGAAATCAAAAGAATCGCTTAAAGAGGATATTAGAAGGGCTGACTGCTTAGGGGTTAATTATGTTGTATTTCATCCAGGTAATCATACTGGCTCAGGTATTGAAGCAGGAATTGAACGCGTTAATAAAGCATTAAAAGAAATTATTAAGGATTTGAATCCGAAGGCTAAATTATTATTGGAAAATGTTTCTGGAGCTGGTACAGAAGTAGGGTTTAATTTTGAGGATTTATTAGCTATGACAGCTGGGATACCATTAGATAGAGTAGGAGTTTGTCTTGATACCTGCCATGCTTTTGCTGCTGGTTATGATTTAAGAAGTAAAGATGGTTTTGATAGATTATTAACAGAAATTGATGATACTTTTGGACTAGATCATCTAAAGGTGATTCATGTTAATGATTCAAAGAGGGAATTAGGTACTAATAAAGATCGCCATTATCATATCGGGCAAGGAAAGATAGGAAGTGAAGGCTTTGCTAGATTAGTTAATCATCCACAGTTAAAGGAGAAAGTATTTATTATTGAAACTCCTATTGATGAAAATGGGGATGATAAGTTAAATTTAAAGACCTTGCGAGATTTAGCTGAGTAA
- the pnp gene encoding polyribonucleotide nucleotidyltransferase, with amino-acid sequence MKKQEWKMELGDRELTLETGKLAQQANGSVLVRYGETVILVTATMSEPRSGINYFPLMINYEERLYSVGKIPGGFIKREGKPSEAATLASRLIDRPLRPLFPEGLRHDVQIVATVLSVDNDNSPEVAAMIGASAALAISDIPFEGPIGGVNVGLVDEELVINPTVEQQEDSCLDLIVAGNKDGVMMVESAADEVTEAKMIEAIEYGQKALQGIIELQEEMVAEIGKEKADLELVTVEDPEVEEAVREYVGEEIKDALLTEDKAEREENLDQVKEDVKDHFAEEFADEEKEKKMKVVSDTLDKITKETIRSLVLDEGKRVDGRDVDEVRPIWCEVGVLPRAHGSGIFTRGQTQAMTVATLGAVGDEQVLDGLEVKESKRYMHHYNFPSFSVGETGPIRGPGRREIGHGALGERALRPMIPEHDDFPYTIRLVSEVLESNGSTSQASICGSTLSLMDAGVPIKKPIAGIAMGLMKENDKVEILSDIQGIEDFNGDMDFKVAGSEEGITALQMDVKIQGISKEILAEALEQARKGRLHILNEMLEVLPESRNELSPYAPSIITMEIDPEKIRDVIGPGGKTIKKIIDETGVNIDIEDDGTVFIAAEDQESGKQAQQMVAKMTEEVEVGQIYLGEVKRITHFGAFVEILPGKEGLVHISELADYHVDEVEDLLTKGDEILVKLTEIDDKNRLNLSRKKALAEKEREKDKEDR; translated from the coding sequence ATGAAAAAACAAGAATGGAAAATGGAACTTGGTGATAGAGAACTAACTTTAGAAACTGGAAAATTAGCTCAGCAAGCTAATGGGTCTGTTTTGGTTCGTTATGGAGAAACGGTTATTTTAGTAACAGCTACTATGTCAGAGCCTCGGTCAGGAATCAATTATTTTCCGCTAATGATTAATTATGAGGAGCGCCTCTATTCTGTTGGTAAAATTCCAGGTGGATTTATTAAACGAGAAGGGAAGCCTAGTGAAGCGGCAACATTAGCATCTAGGTTGATTGATAGACCGCTTAGACCTCTATTCCCTGAGGGTTTAAGACATGATGTCCAGATAGTAGCAACGGTATTATCAGTAGATAATGATAACTCGCCTGAAGTAGCAGCTATGATTGGAGCTTCAGCAGCATTAGCTATTTCAGATATTCCATTTGAAGGCCCTATTGGCGGGGTTAATGTTGGTTTGGTAGATGAAGAATTAGTTATTAATCCAACAGTTGAACAGCAGGAAGATAGTTGTTTAGATTTAATCGTTGCTGGTAATAAAGATGGAGTAATGATGGTAGAATCTGCAGCAGATGAGGTAACTGAAGCGAAAATGATTGAAGCTATTGAATATGGACAAAAAGCACTTCAGGGTATAATTGAGTTACAAGAAGAAATGGTAGCCGAAATTGGGAAAGAGAAAGCAGATTTAGAATTAGTTACAGTTGAAGATCCAGAAGTTGAAGAAGCAGTACGTGAATATGTAGGTGAAGAGATAAAAGATGCATTATTAACTGAAGATAAGGCAGAACGCGAAGAAAACTTAGATCAAGTTAAAGAAGATGTAAAAGATCATTTTGCTGAAGAGTTTGCAGATGAAGAAAAAGAAAAGAAGATGAAGGTAGTTAGTGACACTTTAGATAAGATTACTAAAGAGACAATTCGTAGTTTAGTTTTAGATGAAGGCAAGCGGGTTGATGGTCGTGATGTTGATGAAGTTCGTCCTATTTGGTGTGAAGTAGGGGTCTTACCAAGAGCTCATGGATCCGGTATATTCACTCGGGGTCAAACACAGGCGATGACAGTAGCTACTTTAGGAGCTGTTGGTGATGAACAGGTATTAGATGGATTAGAAGTTAAAGAATCTAAACGCTACATGCATCATTATAACTTTCCTTCTTTCAGCGTAGGTGAAACAGGACCAATTAGAGGGCCAGGTCGTCGAGAAATTGGACATGGTGCTTTAGGAGAGAGAGCTTTACGGCCAATGATTCCTGAGCATGATGATTTTCCTTATACTATTCGTTTAGTATCTGAAGTTTTAGAATCTAATGGTTCTACATCTCAGGCAAGTATCTGCGGTAGTACTTTATCATTAATGGATGCAGGAGTACCAATTAAAAAGCCGATAGCTGGTATAGCTATGGGGCTTATGAAAGAAAATGATAAAGTAGAGATATTATCAGATATTCAGGGTATTGAAGACTTTAATGGTGACATGGATTTTAAAGTCGCGGGAAGTGAAGAAGGTATTACTGCTTTACAGATGGACGTTAAGATTCAGGGAATTTCTAAAGAAATTTTAGCTGAAGCTTTAGAACAAGCACGCAAAGGTAGACTTCATATTTTAAATGAAATGTTGGAAGTGTTGCCTGAATCTCGTAATGAATTATCTCCATATGCACCTAGCATCATTACAATGGAAATTGACCCAGAAAAGATTCGAGATGTAATTGGCCCTGGAGGTAAGACGATTAAAAAGATCATCGATGAAACTGGAGTCAATATAGATATTGAAGATGATGGAACAGTCTTTATAGCTGCTGAGGATCAAGAAAGTGGTAAGCAGGCACAACAGATGGTAGCTAAAATGACTGAAGAAGTAGAAGTGGGACAGATTTATTTAGGTGAAGTCAAAAGAATAACTCACTTTGGAGCTTTTGTTGAAATTTTACCTGGTAAAGAAGGTTTAGTTCATATTTCTGAACTAGCTGATTATCATGTTGATGAGGTAGAAGATCTATTAACTAAGGGTGACGAAATATTAGTTAAATTAACAGAGATTGATGATAAAAATAGACTTAATCTCTCTCGTAAGAAGGCCTTAGCTGAAAAAGAAAGGGAAAAAGATAAAGAGGATAGATAA
- the rpsO gene encoding 30S ribosomal protein S15, whose amino-acid sequence MLSVEKKEEIIEKYGRHEGDTGSSEVQVALLTARIDELTEHLKDHKQDHNSRRGLLKMVGKRKKLLEYLQNNDVERYRNLIEELGIRG is encoded by the coding sequence ATGTTATCAGTAGAAAAGAAAGAAGAAATTATTGAAAAATATGGACGTCATGAAGGTGATACTGGTTCCTCAGAAGTCCAAGTTGCTCTTTTAACTGCTCGAATTGATGAGTTAACTGAGCATCTTAAAGACCATAAACAGGATCATAATTCTCGTCGTGGTTTATTAAAGATGGTTGGTAAGCGAAAGAAGTTATTAGAGTATCTACAAAATAATGATGTTGAGCGATACCGAAATTTAATTGAGGAATTGGGTATTAGAGGTTAA
- a CDS encoding bifunctional riboflavin kinase/FAD synthetase, which translates to MEIIKDEEIKSETESVVVALGTFDGIHYGHQQLIDEVIISADEFNCKAALFSFKPHPLSIINSRKAPPLITSWGQKYRILEELGLDKIYLVKFTPDFAKLDFRKFVRDYLVAGINVHKVVVGEDFRFGYQGLGDSDKLKKLGNEFGFEVEVIKSVTINGRIVSSTYIRELIESGELEKVKSYLTRNYSLEGNVVNGDKRGRELGFPTANIEPTINYVIPKSGVYAVYVYLDGDRLAGVAHIGSRPTFNQDELSIEVNIFNFTDDIYQQRIEVEFVERLRSEIEFNCSKRLVEQITKDVAKAKDILEIQK; encoded by the coding sequence ATGGAGATTATTAAAGATGAAGAGATCAAATCTGAAACTGAGTCTGTAGTTGTTGCATTAGGAACTTTTGATGGAATTCACTATGGACATCAACAGTTAATTGATGAAGTAATTATTTCAGCAGATGAATTTAACTGTAAAGCAGCTTTATTTAGTTTTAAGCCGCATCCTCTAAGTATAATTAATTCAAGAAAAGCTCCTCCTTTAATAACTAGTTGGGGACAGAAGTATCGTATTTTAGAAGAACTAGGGTTAGATAAAATTTATTTAGTTAAATTCACACCTGACTTTGCTAAATTAGATTTTAGAAAGTTTGTTCGGGACTATTTGGTAGCTGGAATTAATGTTCATAAGGTAGTGGTTGGCGAAGATTTTCGCTTTGGTTATCAAGGGTTAGGAGATTCAGATAAATTAAAGAAGTTAGGAAATGAATTTGGTTTTGAAGTTGAAGTAATTAAGTCGGTAACTATTAATGGTAGAATTGTCAGCAGTACTTATATTAGAGAGTTAATTGAATCAGGGGAATTGGAGAAAGTAAAGAGTTACTTAACGCGTAATTATTCATTAGAGGGAAATGTTGTTAATGGTGACAAGCGCGGGAGAGAATTAGGATTTCCAACTGCTAATATAGAACCTACGATTAATTATGTTATTCCAAAATCTGGAGTCTATGCTGTTTATGTATATTTAGATGGAGATAGATTGGCTGGAGTAGCTCATATAGGTTCTCGTCCTACCTTTAACCAAGATGAGTTAAGTATTGAGGTGAATATTTTTAACTTTACTGATGATATTTATCAGCAAAGAATTGAAGTTGAATTTGTTGAACGATTGCGTAGTGAAATAGAATTTAACTGTAGCAAAAGATTAGTAGAACAGATTACAAAAGATGTAGCAAAAGCTAAGGATATTTTAGAAATTCAAAAATAA
- the truB gene encoding tRNA pseudouridine(55) synthase TruB → MRGVINFNKPVGLTSFQVVKLVRKKLDIRRVGHTGTLDPTAKGVLPICIGRGTKVVPFITETAKEYKAELKLGVQTDTLDSEGEVIARQKVPELDADEIGQVCSRFIGEIEQIPPMYSALKHNGKRLYELAREGKEVDRKSRQISIYDIEILGIELPLIRFKVTCSKGTYIRTLAADIGKELGVGAYLTSLLRTRVGLFAIEDSITLDEFSQLIESDQIANFLQPIDSGLLHLSKVNVERDIYKLVSNGATFHLEDADKINGRLAYEELVRVYSYEDEFLGVYRFVYNEESRNNLFKPVRLFC, encoded by the coding sequence ATGAGAGGTGTCATTAATTTTAATAAACCGGTAGGGCTAACTTCATTTCAAGTAGTGAAGTTAGTTAGGAAGAAGTTAGATATTAGAAGAGTAGGTCATACTGGGACTTTAGATCCAACTGCTAAAGGTGTTTTACCTATTTGTATTGGAAGAGGTACTAAGGTTGTTCCTTTTATAACTGAAACTGCCAAAGAGTATAAAGCTGAACTTAAATTAGGAGTTCAGACAGATACACTTGACAGTGAAGGAGAAGTAATTGCAAGACAGAAAGTGCCTGAGTTGGATGCTGATGAAATTGGACAAGTTTGTAGTCGATTTATTGGAGAAATCGAACAGATTCCACCTATGTATTCAGCTCTTAAACATAATGGTAAACGGTTATATGAACTAGCTCGTGAAGGTAAGGAAGTAGATAGAAAATCTCGGCAGATTAGCATTTATGATATAGAGATTCTTGGAATAGAGTTGCCTTTAATTAGGTTTAAGGTTACTTGTTCTAAAGGTACTTATATTAGAACTTTAGCAGCAGATATAGGAAAAGAATTAGGGGTAGGTGCTTATCTTACCTCATTATTAAGAACTAGGGTAGGTTTGTTTGCAATAGAAGATAGTATTACTTTAGATGAATTTTCTCAATTAATAGAGTCTGATCAAATAGCTAACTTTCTTCAGCCTATTGATTCTGGTTTATTGCATTTATCTAAAGTTAATGTTGAACGTGATATTTACAAATTAGTTAGTAATGGTGCTACTTTTCATTTAGAAGATGCGGATAAAATCAATGGAAGATTAGCTTATGAAGAATTAGTAAGGGTCTATAGTTATGAAGATGAATTTTTAGGGGTTTATCGTTTTGTATATAATGAAGAAAGTAGAAATAATTTATTTAAACCGGTAAGACTTTTCTGTTAA